In Chryseobacterium oranimense, a single window of DNA contains:
- a CDS encoding DoxX family protein has protein sequence MNYFQSNSSSLPKDIVLFAVRVFVGFAMLSHGFPKLQMLLEGGKIEFFDFIGLGPLVTLVLTVIAEFVCSILLILGLFTRVSLGLLIFTMIIAAFVVLGANPFEKRELSLIYLSVYLLLMAFGAGKISVDHMIEKRKRASDW, from the coding sequence ATGAACTACTTTCAGTCCAATTCCAGCTCACTACCTAAAGATATTGTTTTATTTGCAGTAAGAGTATTTGTAGGTTTTGCCATGCTTTCTCACGGTTTTCCGAAACTTCAGATGCTTTTGGAAGGCGGTAAAATAGAGTTCTTCGACTTTATAGGATTGGGGCCTTTAGTGACTCTCGTTCTTACGGTTATTGCTGAATTCGTTTGTTCAATACTGCTGATATTAGGTCTTTTTACAAGGGTTTCTTTGGGCTTGCTGATCTTTACAATGATCATTGCTGCTTTTGTAGTTCTTGGAGCAAATCCTTTTGAGAAAAGAGAGTTGAGTCTTATCTACCTGTCTGTTTATCTTCTGCTGATGGCTTTTGGAGCAGGAAAAATATCAGTGGATCATATGATAGAAAAAAGAAAAAGAGCTTCGGATTGGTAA
- a CDS encoding alpha/beta hydrolase family protein translates to MKIKLTICLLAFLNFYDAQENITYQKPSAEILKLADYERPPSVLMNSKKDWVVFTYRPTYKTLEDLNQQEMKLAGLRINPVTNISSSVTYSNNLKIRKINDKNEVQVKNLPANPKITYISFSPDEKTLAFTHTTDKGVELWVVNLETASAKKITGDNLNANLGSPYTWSNDSQSLLIRTLPQNRPALIDASKDLPTGPIVSTADGKVSQNRTYQDLLKNPQDEKNFEVLTASEIYNVDLNGNLKKVKDQDMYSGLSFSPDGNYLMATVIKKPFSYIVPLNRFPSTTTVYDLKGNAVKTVNDVPLNEIMPKGFSSVRTGKRSMGWRSDAPATLVFAEALDGGDQSKAAEYRDEIFTWEAPFTAAPKSFFRTKQRYEGVSWTNDHYAVVSEGWYDTRNTKSFLVDLNNGESKVIDDRNYQDVYSDPGNFNTAKNQYGRTVIDMKGGKTYLIGDGFTKDGQHPFIDEMDVKSLKKKRLYTSNIKNGKEEIIDILNPSKGEILTTQQSPSLYPNYFKKNIKSNKAEAVTHFANPFESIKDVYKEVITYKRNDGVTLTGTLYLPANYDRKAKKEKLPLLIWAYPTEYKDKNTAGQNTQNPNDFTFPYYGSFVYWTTKGYAVLDDAAFPIIGEGKTEPNDTFIPQLVANGRAAIDAVDQLGYIDRTKVAVGGHSYGAFMTANLLTHSKDYACGIARSGAYNRTLTPFGFQSEQRNYWDVPEIYNTMSPFMNADKMKTPLLLVHGDADNNPGTFTLQTERYFQALKNLGAPVKMVLLPKEAHGYVAKENILHLLWEQDQFLEKCLKK, encoded by the coding sequence ATGAAGATAAAACTGACAATTTGCCTTCTGGCATTTCTCAATTTCTATGATGCACAGGAAAATATTACTTATCAGAAGCCATCTGCTGAAATTCTAAAACTTGCAGACTACGAAAGACCTCCGAGTGTTCTGATGAACAGCAAAAAAGATTGGGTGGTTTTCACTTACCGTCCTACCTATAAAACTCTGGAAGATCTTAACCAGCAGGAAATGAAGCTTGCGGGGTTGAGAATTAATCCGGTTACCAATATTTCAAGCAGCGTTACCTATTCCAATAATCTGAAGATCAGAAAGATTAATGATAAAAATGAAGTTCAGGTAAAGAATCTGCCTGCCAATCCTAAGATTACCTATATTTCATTTTCGCCGGATGAAAAGACACTGGCATTTACCCATACAACCGATAAAGGAGTTGAACTTTGGGTTGTAAATCTGGAAACTGCTTCAGCCAAAAAGATTACAGGTGATAACCTGAATGCGAATTTGGGATCCCCGTATACATGGTCCAATGATTCACAAAGCCTGCTGATCAGAACTCTTCCCCAAAACAGACCAGCTCTGATAGATGCCAGCAAAGATCTTCCGACAGGCCCCATTGTTTCTACTGCTGACGGTAAAGTTTCGCAGAACAGAACTTATCAGGATCTTCTTAAAAATCCTCAGGATGAAAAAAACTTTGAAGTTCTTACCGCTTCCGAAATTTATAATGTCGATCTGAATGGGAACCTTAAAAAAGTAAAAGACCAGGATATGTATTCCGGCTTAAGTTTTTCCCCGGACGGAAACTATTTAATGGCTACCGTGATCAAAAAGCCGTTCTCCTATATCGTTCCACTAAACAGATTTCCTTCGACTACTACTGTATATGATCTGAAAGGAAATGCCGTAAAAACAGTAAACGATGTTCCTTTGAATGAAATCATGCCGAAAGGATTTTCATCGGTAAGAACTGGAAAAAGAAGCATGGGCTGGAGAAGTGATGCACCGGCTACCTTAGTATTTGCCGAAGCTCTGGACGGAGGAGACCAGTCTAAAGCTGCGGAATACAGAGATGAGATTTTCACCTGGGAAGCCCCTTTTACGGCTGCTCCGAAGTCATTCTTTAGAACAAAACAGAGATATGAGGGAGTAAGCTGGACGAATGACCATTATGCCGTAGTCTCCGAAGGCTGGTATGACACAAGAAATACCAAATCTTTCCTTGTAGACCTTAATAACGGTGAATCAAAAGTTATTGATGACAGAAATTATCAGGACGTTTACAGTGATCCGGGAAATTTTAATACGGCAAAAAACCAGTACGGAAGAACCGTTATTGATATGAAAGGTGGAAAAACTTACCTTATAGGAGACGGATTCACGAAAGACGGGCAGCATCCTTTCATTGATGAAATGGATGTAAAGTCATTGAAAAAGAAAAGACTCTATACTTCCAATATAAAAAATGGTAAGGAAGAAATCATTGATATCCTTAACCCTTCAAAAGGAGAAATCTTAACGACTCAACAGTCCCCAAGCCTTTATCCCAATTATTTTAAAAAGAATATTAAATCCAATAAAGCAGAGGCAGTAACCCATTTTGCCAACCCTTTTGAAAGCATTAAAGATGTTTATAAAGAGGTGATCACTTATAAAAGAAATGATGGAGTTACTTTAACGGGAACTCTTTATCTCCCTGCAAACTACGACAGAAAAGCAAAAAAAGAAAAGCTTCCTTTACTGATCTGGGCATATCCTACAGAATACAAAGATAAAAATACGGCCGGGCAGAATACCCAAAACCCGAACGACTTTACCTTCCCGTATTACGGATCTTTCGTTTACTGGACTACAAAAGGATACGCCGTGCTGGATGATGCTGCCTTCCCGATCATCGGCGAGGGTAAGACAGAACCGAATGATACTTTCATTCCGCAGTTGGTTGCCAACGGAAGAGCTGCTATAGACGCAGTAGACCAGCTGGGGTATATTGACAGAACCAAAGTGGCTGTAGGAGGTCATTCATACGGTGCATTTATGACTGCTAACCTTTTGACCCATTCTAAAGATTATGCCTGTGGTATTGCCAGAAGTGGAGCTTATAACAGAACTCTTACTCCGTTTGGATTCCAGAGCGAGCAGAGAAATTACTGGGATGTCCCTGAAATTTACAACACGATGTCACCTTTCATGAATGCAGATAAAATGAAAACGCCATTGTTATTGGTTCACGGTGATGCAGATAATAACCCGGGAACGTTTACTTTACAGACGGAAAGATATTTCCAGGCTCTGAAAAACCTTGGAGCTCCTGTAAAAATGGTTCTCCTTCCGAAAGAAGCGCACGGTTATGTTGCCAAAGAAAATATTTTACATCTTTTGTGGGAACAGGATCAGTTCCTTGAGAAGTGTTTGAAGAAATAA
- a CDS encoding MATE family efflux transporter: MNFLNKNYTKECLTLALPVMLTQVGQVSVNLFDNIIVGKLLGADALASVSLGNAVFFSVFVLALGFSFAIPPLVSEAHSKQDHGTINSVFSHGFVINMSVGIILMAVLFLGMPLLYHSGQPETIIPNTVDFLSIMAISMIPFMAFQTLREVSEGLSYTIGVTKATIIANIINIALNYVFIKGLWIFPEMGVKGSALATLISRIFMVVFLYIVLVKEEKTRRYIKDFSLKIQVFSRNMFDKMVKLGLPTALQMFFEVTAFAGAAFICGLISAHDIASHQIALSMASFTFNLCVGFSVASTVMIGRKLGEQNFVELRKVGINNLKIAFIFMCICGLVFILGRNILPTFFTKKEEVEVIMLASKLMIIAALFQLSDGVQVTALGMLRGIQDVKIPSIYTFIAYWVITIPLGYFLCVTLKMGAFGMWIALGLGLTVSAVFLVKRFLNMSAKKIKQ, from the coding sequence ATGAACTTTTTAAACAAAAACTATACGAAAGAGTGCCTTACCCTGGCCCTGCCTGTTATGCTTACACAGGTTGGGCAGGTCTCGGTGAATCTGTTCGACAATATTATTGTCGGAAAACTTTTAGGTGCGGATGCCCTGGCCTCCGTTTCATTGGGAAATGCTGTATTTTTCTCGGTGTTCGTACTTGCACTGGGGTTTTCATTTGCTATTCCCCCTCTGGTTTCTGAGGCACATTCCAAGCAGGACCACGGAACCATTAATTCCGTTTTCAGTCACGGATTTGTCATTAACATGTCTGTAGGAATTATTTTAATGGCCGTTTTGTTTCTGGGAATGCCACTGCTTTACCATTCCGGACAACCGGAGACGATCATTCCGAACACAGTAGATTTCCTGAGTATTATGGCGATCAGTATGATTCCGTTCATGGCTTTTCAGACGCTTCGTGAAGTTTCTGAAGGGCTTTCCTATACCATAGGGGTTACCAAAGCTACCATCATTGCCAATATCATTAATATTGCGTTAAATTATGTTTTCATTAAAGGGCTTTGGATCTTTCCTGAAATGGGGGTAAAAGGTTCTGCTTTAGCAACCCTGATCTCCAGAATATTTATGGTGGTCTTTCTTTATATTGTGTTGGTTAAAGAGGAAAAAACAAGACGATATATTAAAGATTTTTCTTTAAAAATTCAGGTTTTCTCCAGAAATATGTTTGATAAAATGGTGAAACTGGGGCTACCAACAGCTTTACAGATGTTCTTTGAAGTAACGGCTTTTGCCGGTGCTGCATTTATCTGCGGGCTTATTTCAGCTCATGATATTGCTTCCCACCAGATTGCATTGAGCATGGCTTCATTTACCTTTAACCTTTGTGTAGGGTTCAGTGTGGCATCAACGGTTATGATCGGAAGAAAACTGGGAGAACAGAATTTTGTTGAACTAAGAAAAGTCGGGATCAACAATCTGAAAATAGCTTTTATTTTCATGTGTATCTGCGGATTGGTCTTTATTCTGGGAAGAAATATTTTACCCACTTTCTTTACCAAAAAAGAGGAAGTTGAAGTTATTATGCTGGCCTCGAAATTAATGATCATTGCTGCCTTATTCCAGCTTTCGGACGGGGTGCAGGTAACTGCTTTAGGGATGCTCAGAGGAATTCAGGATGTAAAGATCCCTTCGATCTATACTTTTATCGCTTACTGGGTGATTACAATTCCTTTAGGCTATTTTCTGTGTGTTACTCTAAAAATGGGAGCTTTCGGAATGTGGATCGCTTTAGGATTGGGACTAACGGTTTCTGCTGTTTTTCTGGTGAAACGTTTTTTGAATATGTCTGCGAAGAAAATTAAGCAGTAA
- a CDS encoding DUF72 domain-containing protein, producing MKKRSLYIGCSGFYNNDWKGSLYPENVQSKDFLTLYSQVFNSVEINSTFYRKPTAKTLSKWYDETPDSFRFFIKIPKAISHEKRLKDSKQEISEFCEHIETHLKEKLSGFLYQFPPSFRKSQENIDLILASLDFKYLNVIEFRHDSWWSEEIFTLLKDNNIVFSGVSFPGSLPEEMVINHPEILYYRLHGKPVLYKSEYSSEFIDKLAEKISHSEKKAFIFFNNTWGTAAIKNSLYLKEILK from the coding sequence ATGAAAAAAAGAAGTCTTTACATTGGATGCTCGGGATTTTATAATAACGACTGGAAAGGGTCGCTATATCCTGAAAATGTTCAAAGTAAAGACTTTCTTACCTTATATTCTCAGGTTTTCAATTCGGTGGAGATCAATTCTACTTTTTACAGAAAACCAACAGCAAAAACGCTTTCAAAATGGTATGATGAAACTCCTGACAGCTTCAGATTTTTCATCAAAATACCCAAAGCAATTTCGCACGAAAAGCGCCTGAAAGATTCTAAGCAGGAGATTTCAGAATTCTGTGAACATATTGAAACTCATCTGAAAGAAAAGCTTTCCGGATTTCTATACCAGTTTCCGCCTTCATTCAGGAAGTCACAGGAAAATATTGATCTCATTCTTGCCAGCCTTGATTTCAAATATTTAAATGTCATAGAATTCCGTCACGATTCCTGGTGGTCCGAAGAAATTTTCACCCTTTTAAAAGACAACAATATTGTTTTTTCAGGAGTTAGTTTTCCGGGAAGCCTTCCGGAAGAGATGGTCATCAATCACCCTGAAATTTTATATTACAGGCTTCACGGTAAGCCCGTCCTTTATAAATCCGAATACAGCTCAGAATTTATCGATAAGCTTGCTGAAAAAATCAGCCATTCGGAAAAGAAAGCATTTATATTTTTTAATAATACCTGGGGAACAGCTGCAATCAAGAATTCTCTTTACCTGAAAGAAATATTAAAATAA
- a CDS encoding Crp/Fnr family transcriptional regulator: MLRTNQLFLNYLEDLYEKQERKEDIIIRSFSKGERIFTQNESPSKIMLIKEGITKCFFVEENDKEYIVEFLGKGEITGEIELIRNIPCLCSIEAVTDVTVYAVAIPYFKNLIKNDLSLNNLLLDVFAERIVNTSRRASYQQLYAAEHTLAQLLELQAQHEIEISKEDMAAYLGITVRSLNRALKNYGK; encoded by the coding sequence ATGCTACGGACCAATCAGTTATTTTTAAATTACCTGGAAGATCTTTATGAGAAACAGGAGCGTAAGGAAGATATCATCATCAGGTCATTTTCCAAAGGCGAAAGGATATTCACCCAGAATGAAAGTCCTTCCAAAATAATGTTGATTAAAGAAGGCATTACCAAATGTTTCTTTGTTGAAGAGAATGATAAGGAATATATTGTCGAATTCCTGGGAAAAGGTGAGATTACCGGAGAAATAGAACTGATCCGTAATATTCCTTGCCTGTGCAGCATTGAAGCTGTAACTGATGTTACTGTTTATGCTGTTGCAATCCCATATTTTAAGAATTTGATCAAAAACGATCTTTCGTTAAATAATCTGCTGCTGGATGTTTTTGCCGAGCGTATAGTGAATACTTCCAGAAGGGCTTCCTATCAGCAGCTGTATGCGGCAGAACATACTCTTGCGCAGCTCCTTGAGCTCCAGGCGCAGCATGAAATAGAAATTTCCAAAGAAGATATGGCTGCCTACCTGGGAATTACAGTAAGGAGCCTGAACAGGGCTTTGAAAAATTATGGAAAATAA
- the era gene encoding GTPase Era has protein sequence MHKAGFVNIVGKPNAGKSTLLNQLMGEKLAIVTQKAQTTRHRIFGIYNEDDLQIVFSDTPGVLDAKYGLQEKMMDFVKDSLQDADVFLFIVDVTDKAEPSEFLIDKLNKIPVPVLLLLNKVDQTTQEGLEKLVEDWHNRIPKAEILPISALNAFNTDIILPKLRSLLPENPPYYDKELYTDKPERFFVNEAIREKILLNYEKEIPYSVEVVTEQFKEKEGIIFIDSIIYVERDTQKGIIIGHKGEAIKKVGTEARLDLEKFFSKKIHLNLFVKVKKDWRKNDRDLKNFGYR, from the coding sequence ATGCACAAAGCAGGATTCGTAAATATAGTCGGAAAGCCTAATGCCGGAAAATCTACCTTATTAAACCAATTAATGGGGGAGAAACTGGCTATTGTAACACAAAAGGCACAGACAACACGCCACAGGATTTTTGGAATTTATAATGAAGATGATTTACAGATCGTATTTTCGGATACACCAGGAGTTTTAGATGCCAAGTATGGCCTTCAGGAAAAAATGATGGATTTTGTAAAGGATTCTTTACAGGATGCCGATGTATTCTTATTCATTGTAGACGTAACCGATAAGGCCGAGCCTTCAGAATTTTTAATTGATAAACTGAATAAGATCCCGGTTCCGGTACTTCTTCTTCTGAATAAAGTAGATCAGACTACACAGGAAGGTCTGGAAAAGTTGGTGGAAGACTGGCACAACAGGATTCCGAAAGCGGAAATTCTTCCTATTTCTGCCCTTAATGCTTTCAATACAGATATCATTCTGCCGAAATTAAGATCCCTGCTTCCGGAAAACCCGCCTTATTATGACAAAGAGCTGTACACCGATAAACCTGAACGTTTTTTTGTAAACGAGGCCATCCGTGAAAAAATTCTTCTTAACTACGAGAAGGAAATCCCGTATTCCGTAGAGGTGGTTACCGAGCAGTTTAAAGAAAAAGAAGGAATTATTTTCATCGATTCTATTATTTATGTGGAAAGAGATACCCAAAAAGGAATTATCATCGGACACAAAGGAGAAGCCATCAAAAAAGTAGGAACTGAAGCCAGACTGGACCTGGAAAAATTCTTTTCCAAGAAAATACACTTGAATCTTTTCGTGAAAGTGAAAAAAGACTGGCGTAAAAATGACAGAGATCTGAAAAATTTCGGATACAGATAA
- a CDS encoding sigma-54-dependent transcriptional regulator translates to MQKILIVEDEKAISGVLHSILSDELTDYEFVIAEDGLEGYKQIEKEDFALVISDIKMPKLSGTELLKQSMVLKPESTFIMISGHADIDSAVSCLKEGAYDFISKPIDINRLITSVKNALAKESLKKENKNLQTENKTLKRKVNKKYQMIGDSPALKKIQDMIEKVAASDARVLITGPNGAGKELVAHAIHNQSERARGPMVEVNCAAIPSELIESELFGHVKGSFTGAIKDKQGKFEQANGGTIFLDEIGDMSLIAQAKVLRALQESKVSPVGSDKEIKVDVRVIAATNKNMQKEIEEGKFREDLYHRLSVIEIYVPPLDDRKEDIKLLVDHFSGMIADEHGTAVKKFDDKAIDALKVLSWTGNIRELRNVVERLIILGGNTVSEEDVANFVRK, encoded by the coding sequence ATGCAAAAAATCCTTATTGTAGAAGACGAAAAAGCAATCTCGGGAGTACTACACAGTATCCTTTCTGATGAACTTACCGATTACGAATTTGTTATCGCTGAAGATGGCCTCGAAGGCTACAAACAGATAGAAAAAGAAGATTTCGCATTGGTGATCTCTGATATCAAGATGCCTAAACTTTCAGGAACGGAACTTTTAAAGCAAAGTATGGTTCTGAAGCCCGAAAGTACTTTCATCATGATCTCAGGCCACGCAGATATTGATTCTGCTGTTTCCTGCTTAAAAGAAGGAGCGTACGATTTCATTTCCAAACCGATCGACATCAACAGGCTGATTACAAGCGTAAAAAATGCTTTAGCTAAAGAAAGTCTTAAAAAGGAAAATAAAAATCTTCAAACCGAAAATAAAACCTTAAAAAGAAAGGTTAACAAAAAATACCAGATGATCGGTGATTCCCCTGCTCTGAAAAAGATCCAGGATATGATCGAGAAAGTAGCTGCTTCTGATGCCCGTGTTTTGATTACAGGACCCAACGGTGCAGGAAAAGAGCTGGTAGCCCATGCTATCCACAACCAAAGTGAGCGTGCAAGAGGACCAATGGTAGAGGTAAACTGTGCGGCCATTCCTTCCGAACTTATTGAATCTGAGCTTTTCGGGCATGTAAAAGGTTCTTTTACAGGAGCTATTAAAGATAAGCAGGGAAAATTCGAACAGGCAAACGGAGGTACGATCTTTTTGGACGAGATCGGAGATATGAGCCTTATTGCTCAGGCTAAGGTTTTGAGGGCATTGCAGGAAAGCAAAGTTTCTCCTGTGGGAAGCGATAAGGAAATTAAGGTGGATGTAAGGGTAATTGCTGCTACCAACAAAAACATGCAGAAGGAAATTGAAGAAGGAAAATTCAGGGAAGACCTTTACCACAGGCTTTCTGTGATTGAGATCTACGTTCCGCCGTTGGATGACAGAAAGGAAGACATCAAATTATTGGTGGATCATTTTTCCGGTATGATTGCCGATGAACATGGTACTGCCGTGAAGAAATTTGATGATAAAGCCATTGACGCGCTTAAAGTTCTTTCGTGGACAGGAAATATCAGAGAACTGAGAAATGTTGTGGAAAGATTAATTATTCTTGGCGGAAATACTGTTTCTGAGGAGGATGTTGCCAATTTTGTAAGGAAATAA
- a CDS encoding HAD family hydrolase: MNNHIKTIAFDADDTLWVNEPYFQEAEKQFCTLLEDYLPQHSVSQELFKTEMQNLHLYGYGVKGFMLCMIETVSRISEGTASMQLINRTIEIGQELLQKPIELLEGVTETLDALKGKYRLVVATKGDLLDQERKLKNSGLQDYFHHIEIMSDKKESDYQKLLKHLDCKPEHFLMLGNSIKSDVLPVLEIGGFAAHIPYHVTWSHEQHEHHLEHENFMELKSIDEILRCL; this comes from the coding sequence ATGAATAATCATATAAAAACCATTGCATTTGATGCTGATGATACCCTATGGGTCAACGAACCTTATTTTCAGGAAGCAGAAAAGCAATTCTGTACACTTCTTGAGGATTACCTGCCCCAGCATTCGGTTTCTCAGGAATTATTTAAAACTGAAATGCAGAATCTTCATCTTTATGGGTATGGCGTAAAAGGTTTTATGCTCTGTATGATAGAAACTGTTAGCAGAATTTCGGAAGGCACAGCATCCATGCAATTAATAAACAGAACTATTGAAATTGGCCAGGAACTTTTGCAAAAGCCTATAGAATTATTGGAAGGCGTCACTGAAACATTAGATGCATTAAAAGGAAAGTACAGGCTGGTTGTAGCCACAAAAGGGGATCTGCTTGATCAGGAAAGAAAGCTTAAAAATTCAGGCCTGCAGGACTATTTTCATCATATAGAAATTATGAGTGACAAAAAGGAAAGTGATTATCAGAAGCTCCTGAAGCATCTGGACTGCAAGCCGGAACATTTTCTGATGCTTGGCAATTCAATAAAATCTGATGTTCTTCCGGTATTAGAGATTGGAGGTTTTGCGGCACACATTCCTTATCATGTGACCTGGAGCCATGAGCAGCATGAACATCATCTGGAACATGAAAATTTTATGGAGCTGAAGAGTATTGATGAAATTCTAAGGTGTTTATAA
- a CDS encoding YggS family pyridoxal phosphate-dependent enzyme, with amino-acid sequence MEIKENYTAIKNQLPAGVQLVAVSKTHPVEAIQEVYDLGQKVFGENKVQELMEKHPLLPQDIQWQLIGHLQTNKVKYIAPFIDTIQSVDSEKLLSEISKEAGKNNRKIKVLLQVKIAEEESKFGLEADEAKALFRQYLNGEFPNVEITGLMGMATFTDNEEQVKREFSILKGLFDELNQLKTLETLSMGMSDDFPAAIECGANSVRVGSAIFGRRDYSK; translated from the coding sequence ATGGAAATTAAAGAAAATTATACAGCAATAAAAAATCAGCTGCCAGCGGGAGTTCAACTGGTAGCCGTTTCCAAAACACACCCTGTTGAAGCCATTCAGGAAGTCTATGATCTGGGGCAGAAAGTTTTCGGCGAAAATAAAGTTCAGGAGCTTATGGAGAAACACCCCCTCCTTCCGCAGGATATCCAGTGGCAACTGATCGGGCACCTTCAGACCAATAAAGTAAAATATATCGCTCCTTTCATTGATACCATCCAGAGTGTGGATTCTGAAAAGCTTCTTTCAGAAATCAGTAAAGAAGCCGGAAAGAACAACAGAAAAATCAAGGTTCTGCTTCAGGTAAAAATAGCTGAAGAAGAAAGTAAGTTTGGTCTTGAAGCCGATGAAGCAAAAGCATTATTCCGGCAATATCTGAACGGAGAGTTTCCCAATGTAGAGATCACGGGCCTGATGGGCATGGCTACGTTTACAGATAACGAGGAACAGGTAAAAAGAGAATTTTCAATATTAAAAGGACTTTTTGATGAATTAAATCAGTTAAAAACACTTGAAACTTTATCTATGGGAATGAGTGATGATTTCCCGGCTGCCATTGAATGCGGTGCCAATTCCGTAAGGGTGGGATCCGCTATTTTCGGCAGAAGAGATTACTCAAAATAG
- a CDS encoding GNAT family N-acetyltransferase gives MEDLKFRNADLKDLEKIVEIYNSTIPSRMVTADMENVSVESRKKWFNEHNPQTRPLWVVEDQNGQIIGWVSFSSFHERAAYSGTVEVSIYLDESCRGKGYGKTILKYCIDNAAKFGVNNLVALIFLHNEASLKLFRNFGFEDWGTLPDVAVLDGVERSLKILGKRVG, from the coding sequence ATGGAAGACTTGAAATTCAGAAATGCTGACCTGAAAGATTTGGAAAAGATAGTTGAAATATACAATTCCACCATCCCGTCGAGAATGGTAACGGCAGATATGGAAAATGTTTCTGTGGAAAGCAGGAAAAAATGGTTTAATGAGCACAATCCCCAAACACGGCCGCTTTGGGTGGTTGAAGATCAGAATGGGCAGATCATAGGATGGGTAAGCTTTAGCTCATTCCACGAAAGGGCTGCTTACAGCGGAACGGTAGAGGTGAGTATTTATCTGGATGAAAGCTGCAGAGGGAAAGGTTATGGTAAGACTATCCTTAAATATTGCATAGATAATGCCGCGAAATTCGGGGTAAATAACCTGGTTGCTCTTATCTTCCTTCATAATGAAGCCAGTTTAAAGCTTTTCAGAAATTTCGGATTTGAGGATTGGGGAACACTGCCTGATGTGGCTGTTTTGGATGGAGTGGAGAGAAGCCTGAAGATTTTAGGGAAAAGAGTAGGGTAA
- a CDS encoding polysaccharide deacetylase family protein — MKKFLGEKSKNMAFLGMTALVSAASIVFNGCNGKTEVKEFEKTVSLEHPTVKPVPKIDDENVESDKRIIYLTFDDGPNQGTENLLKILNKRNVCATAFLVGKHAYGSKKQKDDLELLKSNPLIELANHSFSHAHNKYTDFYKNPDAVVHDFNIARDSLKLYDMIARTPGRNIWRLNNINVTDIKSSTDAANSLKKAGYKVIGWDLEWRPSQKMTLKGSHEAMIKKVDSIFFNDLEKTSRHLVFLTHDQYLRDADSINELDMFIEKLQKSNKFVFRKISQYPQINDILN, encoded by the coding sequence ATGAAAAAATTTTTGGGAGAAAAGTCAAAAAACATGGCTTTTCTTGGGATGACTGCATTGGTGAGTGCAGCTTCAATTGTATTCAACGGCTGTAACGGCAAAACCGAAGTGAAAGAGTTTGAAAAAACCGTCTCACTGGAACATCCCACCGTAAAACCGGTCCCCAAAATAGATGATGAGAATGTAGAATCCGATAAAAGAATTATCTACCTTACTTTTGACGATGGCCCTAACCAGGGAACAGAAAACCTTCTTAAAATTTTAAACAAAAGAAATGTTTGTGCTACTGCCTTTCTGGTAGGAAAACATGCGTATGGAAGCAAGAAGCAGAAAGATGATCTGGAACTTTTAAAAAGCAATCCCCTGATCGAGCTGGCCAACCACAGCTTTAGCCACGCACACAACAAGTACACCGATTTTTACAAAAATCCCGATGCAGTAGTTCATGATTTTAATATTGCCAGAGACAGCCTTAAACTTTATGATATGATCGCGAGAACACCCGGCAGAAATATCTGGAGGCTGAACAACATCAACGTGACCGATATCAAAAGCTCCACCGATGCAGCAAACAGCCTTAAAAAAGCAGGTTACAAAGTAATCGGCTGGGATCTTGAATGGAGACCTTCCCAAAAAATGACTTTAAAGGGAAGCCATGAAGCCATGATCAAAAAAGTAGACAGCATTTTCTTTAATGACCTGGAAAAAACATCGAGGCATCTGGTTTTCCTTACCCATGATCAGTACCTCAGGGATGCAGATTCCATTAATGAACTGGATATGTTTATTGAAAAGCTTCAGAAAAGCAACAAGTTCGTTTTCAGAAAGATCTCCCAATATCCACAGATTAATGATATATTGAATTAA